The Candidatus Binatus sp. genome contains a region encoding:
- a CDS encoding fumarylacetoacetate hydrolase family protein, translating to MKLATFTHGGTTRIGVVVDDSIVDLAAAAPELPRDMTAFIVAGAPAAERAIGAAKNSTRRIALASVKLEAPIARPPEFLAIGLNYADHVEETKMKRPEFPMFFNKQSSCVTGPYDPIHLPRASSALDYEGELGFVIGRRCRHVPRDRAREVIAGYVIVNDVSVRDWQRRAPTMTLGKSFDTHGPVGPWIVTPDEIGDPHKLDLRTFVNGEQRQHSNTRNLIFDCFAQIETLSTVFTLLPGTIVSTGTPGGVAAGMNPPKWLRAGDVVRIEIEKIGKLENKVIEEPAGTDLI from the coding sequence ATGAAACTTGCAACATTCACCCATGGCGGCACGACGCGCATCGGCGTCGTCGTCGATGACTCGATCGTTGACCTTGCGGCCGCGGCGCCCGAGTTGCCGCGCGACATGACCGCCTTCATCGTGGCGGGGGCGCCCGCCGCCGAGCGCGCGATTGGCGCGGCGAAGAATTCCACCCGCCGGATTGCGCTTGCGAGCGTCAAGCTCGAGGCGCCGATCGCGCGCCCCCCGGAGTTTCTCGCCATCGGCCTTAACTACGCGGACCACGTCGAAGAAACGAAAATGAAGCGTCCCGAGTTTCCGATGTTCTTCAACAAACAATCGAGCTGCGTGACCGGACCGTACGATCCGATTCATCTGCCGCGCGCCTCGTCGGCGCTGGATTACGAAGGCGAACTCGGGTTCGTCATCGGCCGGCGATGCCGTCACGTGCCGCGCGATCGCGCCCGCGAGGTAATCGCGGGTTACGTGATCGTAAACGACGTAAGCGTGCGCGATTGGCAGCGCCGCGCGCCGACGATGACGCTGGGCAAGTCGTTCGATACGCACGGGCCGGTTGGCCCATGGATCGTAACGCCGGACGAGATTGGCGATCCGCACAAGCTCGACCTGCGCACGTTCGTCAACGGCGAACAGCGCCAGCATTCGAACACCAGGAATCTGATCTTCGATTGCTTCGCACAGATCGAGACGCTGTCAACGGTGTTTACCTTGTTGCCGGGGACGATCGTTTCGACCGGCACGCCCGGCGGAGTGGCTGCCGGGATGAATCCTCCCAAATGGCTCAGGGCGGGCGACGTGGTCCGAATCGAGATCGAGAAAATCGGCAAGCTCGAAAACAAGGTGATCGAGGAACCGGCCGGCACCGATTTAATCTGA
- a CDS encoding NAD(+) synthase has translation MGGGCRVDCRAAPKGNDVTRNGNFFNLYNHDFVRIAVGVPSVRVADPAYNAEHTVALIREAAERKAVLALFPELGLSAYSCDDLFGQRALLDACLDAIAAVAEATAKLSIVSVVGAPLQIDHHLYNCAIVIHRGRILGVVPKTNLPNYREFYEPRQFASADAATRDEIELAGTRAVAFGNNLIFQHEQQPGLTIHAEICEDLWVPISPSSYAALAGATVLLNLSASNITIGKADYRRSLVTGQSARCIAAYAYCAAGAGESTTDLAWDGHALIAENGNLVAESERFKDRPQVVTAEIDLERLSQERMRQNTFGDTAERERERVRRFRRISFSAELPRRAKMLLQRRYERFPYVPSDPATRDERCAEVFDIQVQGLATRLRSTGLERVVIGISGGIDSTHALLVCARAMDRLGSPRKNILAVTMPGFATGARTLDQARRLMKSLGCATDEIDIRPSCMQMFKDIGHPYAKGKKVYDVTFENVQAGERTSHLFRLANLRGGLVVGTGDLSELALGWCTYGVGDHMSHYSVNASVPKTLIQHVIRWLAQTESLGRETSATLLKILATPISPELIPGASADGHPSHDTEATLGPYELHDFFLYYTLRFGYPPPKVAFLAYNAWRDKDAGEWPDIGRDRRNQYDIATIKGHLHTFLYRFFQLSQFKRSCIPNAPKVGSGGSLSPRGDYRAPSDSEATAWLEQLKSIPDKE, from the coding sequence ATGGGCGGCGGATGCCGAGTAGATTGCCGCGCGGCGCCCAAGGGAAACGACGTGACCAGGAACGGAAACTTTTTCAATCTCTACAATCACGATTTCGTCAGAATCGCGGTTGGAGTGCCGTCGGTTCGGGTCGCCGATCCCGCTTACAACGCCGAACATACCGTCGCGCTGATCCGTGAAGCCGCCGAGCGCAAGGCGGTGCTCGCACTGTTTCCGGAATTGGGGCTGAGCGCCTATTCGTGCGACGATCTGTTTGGGCAGCGGGCGCTGCTCGACGCATGCCTTGACGCAATCGCCGCGGTGGCCGAGGCGACGGCGAAGCTTTCGATCGTCAGCGTGGTCGGAGCGCCGCTCCAGATCGATCATCATCTGTATAACTGCGCGATCGTGATTCATCGCGGGCGGATTCTCGGCGTGGTGCCGAAGACGAATCTGCCCAACTACCGCGAGTTCTACGAACCGCGGCAATTTGCCTCGGCCGACGCCGCGACGCGCGACGAAATCGAGCTGGCCGGGACTCGCGCGGTTGCGTTCGGCAACAACCTCATCTTCCAGCACGAGCAGCAGCCGGGACTTACGATTCACGCCGAGATTTGCGAGGACTTGTGGGTTCCGATTTCGCCGTCGTCATACGCGGCGCTGGCGGGAGCGACGGTGCTGCTGAACCTGTCGGCGTCGAACATCACGATCGGCAAGGCCGACTACCGCCGCTCGCTGGTCACCGGCCAATCCGCGCGATGCATCGCGGCGTATGCATATTGCGCCGCCGGAGCGGGTGAATCGACGACCGATCTCGCCTGGGACGGCCACGCATTGATCGCCGAGAACGGCAACCTCGTCGCCGAGTCCGAGCGCTTCAAGGATCGGCCGCAAGTGGTCACCGCGGAAATCGATCTCGAACGGCTGTCGCAGGAACGGATGCGTCAGAACACGTTCGGCGACACGGCCGAGCGCGAGCGCGAGCGAGTGCGGCGCTTTCGGCGGATTTCATTTTCGGCGGAATTGCCGCGGCGCGCGAAGATGCTGCTGCAGCGGCGCTACGAGCGGTTCCCTTACGTGCCCTCGGATCCCGCAACTCGCGACGAGCGATGCGCCGAAGTCTTCGACATCCAGGTTCAAGGCCTGGCGACGCGGCTGCGCTCGACCGGCCTGGAACGAGTCGTGATTGGAATTTCGGGCGGAATCGATTCTACCCACGCGCTGCTGGTATGCGCGCGTGCGATGGATCGGCTCGGCTCGCCGCGCAAAAATATTCTTGCCGTCACTATGCCCGGCTTTGCCACCGGCGCGCGAACGCTCGATCAGGCGCGCCGCCTGATGAAGTCGCTCGGCTGCGCGACCGATGAAATAGACATTCGGCCGAGCTGCATGCAGATGTTCAAGGACATCGGGCATCCCTATGCCAAAGGCAAGAAAGTTTACGATGTCACGTTCGAGAACGTGCAGGCGGGCGAGCGCACCAGCCATCTTTTTCGATTGGCAAACCTGCGCGGCGGGCTGGTGGTCGGCACCGGCGACTTGAGCGAGCTCGCGCTGGGATGGTGCACCTACGGCGTCGGCGATCACATGTCGCATTACAGCGTCAATGCGAGCGTGCCGAAGACATTGATCCAGCATGTGATTCGATGGCTCGCGCAAACTGAAAGCCTCGGCCGCGAAACCAGCGCGACGCTGCTCAAGATTCTCGCCACTCCAATCAGCCCCGAGCTGATCCCCGGCGCCTCGGCGGACGGACATCCCAGCCACGACACCGAAGCGACGCTGGGCCCCTACGAGCTGCACGATTTCTTTCTCTACTACACGCTGCGCTTCGGATATCCGCCGCCGAAGGTCGCGTTCCTCGCTTACAACGCGTGGCGCGACAAGGACGCGGGCGAGTGGCCGGACATTGGGCGCGATCGCCGCAACCAGTACGACATCGCGACGATCAAGGGACATCTGCATACGTTTCTCTACCGCTTTTTTCAGTTGAGCCAGTTCAAGCGCAGTTGTATCCCCAACGCGCCCAAAGTCGGTTCGGGCGGATCGCTCTCGCCGCGCGGCGACTATCGGGCGCCCTCGGACAGCGAAGCGACCGCATGGCTCGAGCAATTGAAGTCGATCCCCGACAAAGAATAA
- a CDS encoding PqqD family protein has product MKKTISTRSVVVASKDQISCDLEGEAAILNLKSGTYFGLDPVGATIWSLIVQPRRVAEIRNALIDQFDVEAERCSRDLLQLLGELHAHGLIQVLDELAPDDRGSDEQNS; this is encoded by the coding sequence GTGAAAAAGACGATCTCGACGCGATCCGTCGTAGTCGCATCCAAGGACCAGATTTCCTGCGATCTCGAGGGTGAGGCCGCCATTCTGAATCTCAAGAGCGGGACCTACTTCGGACTGGACCCGGTTGGCGCCACGATTTGGAGCTTGATTGTGCAACCGCGCCGAGTGGCCGAGATTCGCAACGCATTAATCGATCAATTCGACGTCGAAGCCGAGCGATGCAGCCGCGATCTGCTGCAACTGCTTGGCGAACTCCACGCGCATGGCCTGATACAGGTCCTCGACGAGCTGGCGCCGGATGATCGGGGCTCGGATGAACAAAATAGCTAA
- a CDS encoding lasso peptide biosynthesis B2 protein gives MNKIAKFFALPAPDRTLLFQSLAAIVAMRAGVWTLPFGRARRLADAMSHPMRANSDAARPSPEKIAWAVATASRAVPSGGNCLVRALATGIVLKRYCYPSELKIGVMKPADGHFGAHAWLESGGVVVIGDFELDRYMPLGGPDSVGR, from the coding sequence ATGAACAAAATAGCTAAGTTCTTCGCGTTGCCCGCGCCGGATCGGACGCTTCTGTTTCAGTCGCTGGCGGCGATTGTGGCGATGCGTGCCGGCGTGTGGACGTTGCCGTTTGGTCGTGCGCGCCGGCTGGCTGACGCGATGAGCCATCCGATGCGCGCAAACTCCGACGCCGCTCGCCCGTCACCTGAAAAAATCGCGTGGGCCGTCGCCACCGCCAGCCGGGCCGTCCCCAGCGGCGGCAACTGCTTGGTTCGCGCGCTCGCGACCGGCATCGTGCTCAAGCGCTACTGCTATCCCAGCGAACTCAAAATCGGGGTGATGAAACCGGCCGATGGCCATTTCGGCGCTCACGCATGGCTCGAGAGCGGCGGCGTCGTGGTGATCGGAGATTTCGAACTTGATCGATACATGCCGCTTGGCGGGCCGGACTCCGTTGGCCGATAG
- a CDS encoding ABC transporter ATP-binding protein, with protein MADSPANPPAKGTLAAYLAMLVRVSRWHLIAVVIVMVLFSLSEGIGFALLLPTLQVAGFNLAGQGQAGRYAAIVSNAFIAVGLRPSLILLLGVFVMLVGARTVLGQMQNVWTYSVQQEVEHHLRRRLYRAIADANWLFVCRSRASDFTHALTSEVSRIGNGTNFALVFTGEVAIGMLYMAIAFALSAGMTALVLISGALLAFAFRGRTHAIESQGEEVSATNKSLYAATIEHLQSLKAAKTYGAEARNFSIFSELSADVARANVDGTRQQAIAATWFELGSVVILAVVLFVSIQILAVPPASILILLLLFARVMPRIMSGQYHYRAFVNALPSFANLLDIETRCAAAAEPAVHPHDRLSLTRELAADGVSFTYSEGRVPAVKDLSLVIPAGKIVALVGPSGAGKSTIADILMGLVAPDSGTLRLDGRTLGPEGVRGWRDQIGYVAPDTFLFHDTIRANLKWARPDASEEEMLAALRQASAFDFVAGLSDRLDTVVGDRGILLSQGERQRLALARAFLRRPSMLILDEATNSLDSENEGRVLDAIESRRGELTVVLIAHRLSTIRWADLIYVVEGGKVVESGNWSSLSALRDGRFRALWEAQSLTV; from the coding sequence TTGGCCGATAGCCCCGCAAACCCGCCGGCGAAGGGCACGCTTGCGGCGTATCTCGCGATGCTGGTGCGGGTTTCGCGCTGGCATTTGATCGCTGTGGTCATCGTGATGGTCCTGTTTTCGTTGAGCGAGGGGATCGGCTTCGCGCTGCTGCTTCCCACCCTGCAAGTGGCCGGCTTTAATCTGGCCGGACAGGGCCAGGCCGGACGCTACGCGGCGATCGTTTCCAACGCCTTCATTGCGGTGGGGCTGCGCCCGTCGCTGATTCTTCTGCTGGGCGTATTCGTGATGCTGGTTGGCGCGCGAACGGTGCTGGGGCAGATGCAGAACGTGTGGACTTATTCGGTCCAGCAGGAAGTCGAGCATCATCTGCGCCGTCGCCTCTACCGTGCGATTGCGGATGCGAACTGGTTGTTCGTATGCCGTAGCCGGGCTTCGGATTTCACTCACGCGCTGACCTCTGAAGTCAGCCGAATCGGCAACGGCACGAATTTCGCCCTGGTATTCACCGGCGAAGTTGCGATCGGGATGCTCTACATGGCGATCGCGTTTGCGCTGTCGGCCGGAATGACGGCATTGGTGCTAATCTCCGGCGCGCTTCTGGCGTTCGCTTTTCGCGGCCGCACGCATGCGATCGAAAGCCAGGGCGAGGAGGTCTCCGCAACCAACAAGTCGCTCTACGCCGCCACCATCGAGCATTTGCAGAGCCTCAAAGCGGCCAAGACCTATGGCGCCGAAGCGCGTAATTTTTCGATTTTCTCCGAGCTGAGCGCCGACGTTGCCCGAGCCAACGTGGACGGTACGCGTCAGCAGGCGATCGCCGCGACCTGGTTCGAGCTGGGCTCGGTGGTAATCCTCGCGGTGGTGCTGTTCGTGTCGATTCAAATCCTGGCGGTGCCGCCGGCCTCAATTCTGATCCTGTTGCTGCTGTTCGCGCGCGTGATGCCGCGAATCATGAGCGGCCAGTATCACTACCGCGCCTTCGTCAACGCGCTGCCATCGTTCGCCAACCTGCTGGATATCGAAACCCGATGCGCCGCCGCCGCCGAGCCGGCGGTGCATCCGCACGATCGGCTCTCGCTCACGCGCGAACTTGCCGCTGACGGCGTATCGTTTACCTACAGCGAGGGACGCGTGCCCGCGGTCAAAGATTTGAGCCTGGTGATTCCGGCGGGGAAGATCGTCGCGCTGGTGGGGCCGTCGGGCGCCGGCAAGAGCACCATCGCCGACATTCTGATGGGCCTCGTCGCGCCCGACTCGGGGACGCTCAGACTCGACGGCCGGACGCTCGGACCCGAAGGCGTGCGCGGATGGCGCGATCAAATCGGCTACGTGGCGCCCGACACGTTTCTTTTTCACGACACGATTCGTGCAAACCTCAAATGGGCGCGCCCCGACGCCAGCGAGGAGGAAATGCTCGCGGCGCTTCGACAGGCGTCCGCTTTCGATTTCGTCGCCGGACTAAGCGACCGGCTCGATACTGTCGTCGGCGATCGTGGAATTTTGCTGTCGCAGGGAGAGCGCCAACGCCTCGCGCTGGCGCGCGCATTCCTGCGCCGCCCTTCGATGTTGATTCTCGACGAGGCGACCAACAGCCTCGATTCTGAAAACGAAGGACGGGTGCTCGATGCGATCGAAAGCCGCCGCGGCGAACTCACCGTCGTGCTGATCGCGCATCGCCTCTCGACCATCCGATGGGCCGATCTGATTTACGTCGTCGAAGGCGGGAAGGTGGTCGAGTCGGGCAATTGGTCGTCGCTTAGCGCGCTGCGCGACGGCCGTTTCCGCGCGCTATGGGAAGCGCAGAGTCTGACCGTCTGA
- a CDS encoding BrnT family toxin, whose translation MRIAGFDWDEGNRSKCQKHGVSTAAIESLFHRPIAVLPDPLHSKPEERFKAIGKTDKGRGIFVVFTLRTQRGKTLIRPISARYMHRKEMDHYEKETATLPKR comes from the coding sequence ATGCGGATAGCGGGATTCGACTGGGATGAAGGCAACCGGTCCAAGTGCCAGAAGCACGGCGTTTCGACGGCCGCGATAGAATCCCTATTTCACAGGCCGATCGCCGTTCTACCGGATCCCCTGCACTCGAAACCTGAGGAACGCTTCAAAGCAATTGGCAAGACCGATAAAGGGCGCGGGATTTTCGTCGTGTTCACCTTGCGGACGCAGCGCGGCAAAACACTCATTCGGCCGATCAGCGCACGGTACATGCACAGGAAGGAAATGGACCACTATGAAAAAGAAACTGCCACGCTTCCGAAGCGATAA
- a CDS encoding BrnA antitoxin family protein, which produces MKKKLPRFRSDKEAEDFVEKADLTEYDLSAMRPIRFEFQPKSERVNMRVPRQLLDAVRASAAKAGVPYQRFIRQALEDAVQRKRA; this is translated from the coding sequence ATGAAAAAGAAACTGCCACGCTTCCGAAGCGATAAAGAAGCCGAGGACTTTGTCGAAAAGGCCGATCTGACCGAGTACGACTTGTCCGCGATGCGACCGATCCGCTTCGAGTTTCAGCCCAAGAGCGAGCGAGTCAACATGCGCGTGCCCCGGCAACTGCTCGATGCGGTGCGGGCCTCCGCGGCCAAGGCGGGAGTTCCCTACCAGCGCTTCATCCGCCAGGCGCTGGAGGACGCGGTACAGCGGAAACGTGCGTGA